DNA from Odocoileus virginianus isolate 20LAN1187 ecotype Illinois chromosome 25, Ovbor_1.2, whole genome shotgun sequence:
attgtggaaaattctgaaagagatgggcataccagaccacatgacctgcctcttgagaaatctgtatacagatcaggaagcaacagttagaactgaacatggaacaatagactgattccaaattggggaaggagtacctcaaggctgtatattgtcaccttgcttatttaacttatatgcagagtacatcatgagaaatgctggattagatgaagcataagctggaatcaagattgctgggagaaatatcagtaacctcagatatgcagatgacaccacccttgtcaccgtttggcagaaagcaaagaagagctaaagagcctcttgatgaaagtgaaagaggagagtgaaaaagctggcttaaaactcaacattcagaaaactaagatcatggcatccggtcccatcacatcatggcaaatagatggggaaacaatggaaacagtgtcagactttattttggggggctccaaaatcacagcagatggtgattgcagccatgaaattgaaagacccttgcaccttggaagaaaaattatgaccaacctagacagtatattaaaaagcagagacattactttgccaacaaaggtccatctagtcaaagctatggtatttccagtgtcatgtatggatgtgagagttggactataaagaaagctgagtgccaaagaatagatgcttttgaactgtggtgttggagaagactctgaaaatttcccttggacagcaaggagatccaaccagtccatcctaaaggagatcagtcctgcatattcattagaaggactgatgctgaagctgaaactccagtgctttggccatctcatgtgaagagctgactccttggaaaagaccctgatgctggaaagattgaaggcaggaggagaagggggtgacagaggatgagatggttgcatggcatcaccgactcaatggacatgagtttgagtaaatggtGAtgttgggagttggtgatggacagggaggcctggcatgctgcagtccatggggttgcaaagagttggacacaactgagcgactgaactgaactgactgaactgatggcttGAACCAAAACAGAAGTGGGGACAGAGACAGAGGATAGATTCCATGAATTGTTGGAAGATAAACAACGAAATATTTGATGATTAATACAGCAAGAAAGGGAGATGAGAGTAATTTCCAGTTCGGTGATGTCGATAGTTTGCACTGGGATGCCATTAATAATACTGGAAGAGAAATAGATTTGAATCATAGGAAAGAAGTGCTACTAAGGTTAATTTTAGGAAGTAGAGCATTTGAGACTCATCCAGGTGGAGAAGATAAGTAGTACCTGGAGCTAAAGCTGAAGATGTCCCAGGAGAGGCTGGGTTAGGACTCCTTTGACTTGGGCATGATTAAAGTGAAGCATCAGTATTTTAAGGGAATTACTAGTGGCAGAGGAATCATCTAAGAAACTGAGGAGGATCTGCCAGAGTGATGGGAAGAGGACCAGAAGAGAGAGCTTGAAAGACTTGATTCTAAGAGCTGTGGAAAGAGTGGGAGAGGGGAAGGTGGGGACAGGCAGGGGGCTCTTTAAGAGTACGATGGGAGATCAGCAAAAGAGGAGGGGAACACGGAGCAGGAACAGGCAGACAGATGCTGGTATAAGCTGAGCACGAAgaaccgggagttggtgattaaCCTGGAGGAAAGAACAGTAATAACTGATTAAGTCCCTACGAGGCACTGGAGGAGGAAGGTGGAGAAGAGAGGCATCACTTCCTCTGAGCCAGGTGAGATGGAGGTGAGTAGGCTGAGAGGCAGGTTCATttgaaagcaattatttttttacatgtagtttCAAATTGAGTTATAATTTTAACGAGTCAGGTGAGAGCGTGTCTGGGTGATGATGATAAATAATTGACTCAAGAGTCAATTCCTCTTTGACTCAAGAGGAAAATCCTCTTTCTCAAGCGTCAAAATTCCTCAAGAGTCAAAATCCTCTTTCCTCACAGAGAACTTTTGAATATTAACAGGACAGTCATCATTAGGGAAATTTTGAGATCCTGAGAAAATCAAGTAGTGTTCTTCTTACTTTCTTCTTCTCTAACATCCTTATGTAGGCACAAAACAGGTTAAAATGAACATAGTGGGGATCCCTGAAGAGAAAATGAGATCCATAGAAGAGTTGAATGATAGCCTGTCAGCACTTTACATTAATCAGGCACCTTGTGGCTTCTATTTTCCATGTTCCCTACCCACTTCTGTGcacttgtttttccttctgcctggtaCACCCCTCACCACCTCCTCCTTACTACACCACCGCCCTCCACTTTGCCTCCTGACTACAAGGcccctcagccttctttctcctctgatAGCAGGAACACTTTTTATATTGCTCTTTGCTGCCTATCTGTCACACCTTAGAGCTGTATGTCTTTTGCTTGTCCCATTTGACATTATGTGTCTACACagggaagttggtgatggacagggaggcctggcatgctgcagtccatggggttgcaaagagtcggacacgactgaatgactgaactgatggctTGAACCAAAACAGAAGTGGGGACAGAGACAGAGGATAGATTCCATGAATTGGAATctactttttctactttttctttttcttttatgctcCACTGTTCCTTGATATTAGCAAACactgaagaaatatttactgaacaaataTAATGATTCCCTCTTTATAGATGACCAAAAAAGATGAGAAACCATAAAGCTCGTGAGTACAGAATTTAAGACTGTTCAGAACTGAGGTCTTCTGATTCCAGGCTTTTAACCTAAACTCTTTTCCTGTCTAGACATGTTAGACAAGTGCGAAGGGGGCACCTAGgggagtaaaagtgaaagtgtgcgTTAATATAGAGGCTCAGATGACCCAGGAAATACCAGCTGAGTCACTTCTTACTCTCCCAGAAGCTGCTTGTGAGGTCATCTGCCTGAGTCATGGCAGACCTTCCCTAGTTGCTCTGACGTGAGGGGCATGCAGTGTGCTCGGCTAGAGCGCATCTGTTCTTTAAGGATGTCTCTGGTAGTCAGTAGAGAGAGTGAGTTTTCTGCTGCCTTTACCGGAATGGTATTTTACTTTGTTAGCACTGTTAGCCCTTTATTAGCACTGTTACCTATTTAATAGATATCCTTGTTTTAAGTAGGTATATGATAGGATGAAGTTAaaagactgcagccatgaaattaaaagaccacttgctccttggaaaaagttatgaccaacctagacagtatattaaaaagcagagacattactctgccaacaaaactctgtctagtcaaactatggtttttccagtagttatgtatggaatgtgagagttgaactataaagaaagctgatcaccaaagaattgatgctttttaactgcggtgttggagaagactcttgagagtcccttggactgcaaggagatccaaccagtccatcctaaaggagatcagtcctgtgtgttcattagaacgtctgatgttgaagctgaaactccagtactttggccacctagtgcgaagaactgactgactggaaaaaaccctgatgctgggaaagattgaaggcaggaagagaatgagacgacagaggatgagatggttggatggcatcaccgacttgatgaacatgagtttgagtaaactctgggagttggtgataaacagggaggcttggcatgctgcagtccatggggttgcaaaaattcggacacgactgagcgactgaactgaactgatgataggATGATCCATGCTGCCCCATCACATACTgacatattttcagttttttttttttgtttacatcTTATCTGTACATTTGTAAAGAAAGGtcaaataaaatgcatttgtaaATGAAAAAGTTTTAGTGTATAATTATTACCAGACTGGCTCCAGACAATGTTGTGTCTTCTTAGCCTACTTCTCCCTTAGTTTCCTCCATACTCACCTTAGCTGCTTTTTCCTCATTTGAAATGGTTGTTCTTTGCTAACTGccgctgggaaggattgggggcaggaggagaaggggacgacagaggatgatatggctggatggcatcaccgacttggtggagatgggtttgggtagactccgggagttggtgatggacagggaggcctggcgtgctgcgattcatggggtcgcaaagagtcggacacgactgagcggctgaactgaaagCCCTCTTTCAAATGATTAACTGAAAGTagtttaaaatagtatatttgcCAAGGATATTTATAGTTTAACAGCTTGTGATTCTCTATTGGTAGATTTCATTTACTAAATAGTGGtgaaggaaactttttttttttttttttgcaattagcatgatatttagaaaaattacatTACAATGGCAACCACCTATTATGTCCAGGAATGAAGTCCACCCTGGATGTGTAGTATTTATACGGttcatctgaagaaaaaaaaaaaagactttgtcaTATAAGATTCTTTGGTGGTATAGTGTCAAGATTTAACTTCTTTCACAAATCCATCCTTGGATTTTGCCTTTTCCTCTATATCAAACCTGTAAGATATGTCATTTGTCTCATTTCATGAAAATGtgtaaaaaaaccaaacaacccaatagCATATTCAGCTTTCCCCCCTTTTCCAATTGTTTGATAGAGATGAAGCTAAAAGAAAAATCCCAATTttggaataaatattttcctgGCAATACCTTGTCCTTTCAGCGCCTTACATTTTTACAGCTCTAACTTTGTCCATGTTATCTTTTGCGCTCTAtgctatttaacattttattagtagagtctgtctctgtgtcacagATCTTATCTGCAGAGGCCACTAAGACAATAGTGGGGGCTACTAAAAGTGTTTCTCGTGTTTTAGACCCCTTTATTCTTTGTTTCCAGTTATCTATGAAATGGGCACTGGACAGGTCCTCATGAATTGCTTTTAGGAAAATAAGAAGCTTGATAGAAAATGCGTCACAATTGTCTAATGGGATGATATGCCTCAACTTACTGTAGACATAAAGAAACTTTGCAGGCAGCCAACCCACAGTGAGCTAACTTAACTACCAAGGAGTTCGCAGCAACCACAAAGACATGTAAATGCTTGGCATGGCCAGCTTACATTTATTTTGTACCAAGCAAAGCAGAGAATTACTCTATAGTCGAGTTACTTCCTCTTTTGAGGAAccaaaaagacaataaatgtagttgaaaacagagacacagatggtGGTCAAGCTTGTGATAGGCCCAGTGAAAAGCCAATACCTCTGGGTTATGACTTGTGGTTCCTCAGAAGGGAGGGTTGGCCTGGAAAGAAGCCACTGGATGAATTCCTCTAACTTGGTTGCGCTGAGGAAAAATCTCCACTTTCCTCCATGGACAAAAGTTAGCTTGATGCATGTATTAAAGTCTgggtaaatataaatatttgacttTGCTTTTTGAAAGCTTCTTAATGCATTTTGATAGTTACTTTTCTTCAGATCTTTAATCTGGGGAGATATTGCTTTTTCCTCAAGATGATCAGTGGACTTAGGATAATTGAGCACTTTGTCTGGTTCTGCTGAAGAGACTTCAGTATCTATAGAGGTCAGTGTGTTCTTCAAGGTTTCTGGTTGTGTGACTTTGTGAAGAAGTTCTATGATCTCTTTACCCTTTTCTCCATCCAGAACCTCTAAACAATGTACATTGGAGCAAGAATTCTGGTTTCCCAGTTCTGTCACCTTCTTCTTTAAAGCATCAATGTCTTCCTTCACAGAGAAGATATCTTCAGCTGTTGTACactgtttattttcattaacatTCATTTTGGTTTCCAGTACTTCCATCTGCTTCTGATAGAAGTCAGTCCTTTCCTGGATTTTTGATAATGCACAGGTCATGCCAGTCATTTGGCTGAGGAGTTCAAGCTGGGCAGTTTTAATATCTTGGAGCATTACTAGAAGATTCATTTCTTCACCAGCATTAAGGTCCTCTTGATCACAGTCATGGGAAGTCATAGTTGGACATCTGGTTGAACTCGGGTACTGATTATTACATTTGTGGTAAGCATTTTTGAGAGATTGTCTGATCTTGGAGAAATTTGAATTCCACATCTGCCCAGCAGCAGCTTTTACCCTTTTGGCTTGAAGTTTGTACATCTTTCATAATGAAACAAGAGACAAAGTGTTGGGAAACCTGaccaaaatcaaagaaagaagcaaagaaattgaagaatgaaatggtttttctcttactttttgtTGGGTATCTTTCCCGGTGACATTGTTAAATGTCCTATGGAGAACATTAAGGGCAATAGCAGGCCCTCTTTGATAGTTAGCTTCTTATAGGGCAGTTCAGCTGGAGAGCTCTGTGAAATACTGAGCAATTGTGTGGAATCCTTCATAGGCTGACCCGAAGCTGATGTCACAATGGCTGCTGGTCTAGAATTTCTTTAACCTTAGGGCAATAACACTCAAAAGTTTTGGTCACAGGACTCTTTATCACTTGTAAAAACTGAGCACCACAGAActtttgtttattaattattattacactgaactgaa
Protein-coding regions in this window:
- the CCDC54 gene encoding coiled-coil domain-containing protein 54; translation: MYKLQAKRVKAAAGQMWNSNFSKIRQSLKNAYHKCNNQYPSSTRCPTMTSHDCDQEDLNAGEEMNLLVMLQDIKTAQLELLSQMTGMTCALSKIQERTDFYQKQMEVLETKMNVNENKQCTTAEDIFSVKEDIDALKKKVTELGNQNSCSNVHCLEVLDGEKGKEIIELLHKVTQPETLKNTLTSIDTEVSSAEPDKVLNYPKSTDHLEEKAISPQIKDLKKSNYQNALRSFQKAKSNIYIYPDFNTCIKLTFVHGGKWRFFLSATKLEEFIQWLLSRPTLPSEEPQVITQRYWLFTGPITSLTTICVSVFNYIYCLFGSSKEEVTRL